The following proteins are encoded in a genomic region of Fusarium keratoplasticum isolate Fu6.1 chromosome 9, whole genome shotgun sequence:
- a CDS encoding Glycogen [starch] synthase — MSSEGEQQTRDIKNHLLFEIATEVAHRGQSRLVSSRLAILTNLGGIYSVIKSKAPVTTAEYGERYTLIGPLNHQSAAVEVEEMEPTSPEIAATMQSMKDRGIGIIYGRWLIEGAPRVILIDTKTAYNRMNEWKSDLWELAGIPSPPNDDETNEAIVFGYLVAWFLGEFVCHERKKAVIAHFHEWLAGVALPLCKKRRIDVTTIFTTHATLLGRYLCAGSVDFYNNLQYFDVDAEAGKRGIYHRYCIERAATHACDVFTTVSHITAFESEHLLKRKPDGVLPNGLNVTKFSAVHEFQNLHQQAKEKIHDFVRGHFYGHYDFDPDNTLYLFTAGRYEFRNKGVDMFIESLARLNHRLKAAGSKVTVVAFIIMPAQTTSLTVEALKGQAVIKSLRDTTHVIEQSIGRRIFERSLKWHEGDPMPDEKELISAQDRVLLRRRLFAMKRHGLPPIVTHNMVNDHEDPVLNQIRRVQLFNHPSDRVKVVFHPEFLNSANPVLPLDYDDFVRGCHLGVFSSYYEPWGYTPAECTVMGVPSITTNLSGFGCYMEELIENSSDYGIYIVDRRTKGVDDSVNQLTSFMFDFCGKSRRQRINQRNRTERLSDLLDWKRMGMEYVKARQLALRRAYPNSFSGDEEEDFIPGVEQKISRPFSVPGSPRDRTGMMTPGDFASLQEGREGLSTEDYVAWKLPEEEDPEEYPFPLTLRTKQPGPPSPLEGASAPVNGNQ, encoded by the exons ATGAGTTCCGAAGGCGAGCAGCAGACTCGCGACATCAAGAACCACCTTCTCTTTGAGATTGCTACTGAGGTAGCTCATCGAGGTCAGtcccgtctcgtctcgtctcgtctcgcgATCCTTACCAATC TTGGTGGTATCTACTCTGtcatcaagtccaaggcccCCGTCACAACAGCTGAATATGGCGAGCGATACACTCTCATCGGCCCTCTTAACCACCAATCG GCTGCTGTCGAggtggaagagatggagccCACCAGCCCAGAGATCGCTGCCACCATGCAGTCCATGAAGGACCGGGGAATTGGCATCATCTACGGCCGCTGGCTGATCGAGGGCGCGCCTAGGGTTATCCTCATCGACACCAAGACCGCCTATAACCGGATGAATGAGTGGAAGTCGGATCTGTGGGAACTGGCCGGTATCCCTTCGCCacccaacgacgacgagaccaACGAGGCTATCGTTTTCGGTTATCTTGTCGCCTGGTTCCTGGGAGAG TTTGTCTGTCacgagaggaagaaggctgtCATTGCTCACTTCCACGAGTGGCTTGCTGGTGTCGCCCTGCCCCTCTGCAAGAAGCGCCGCATTGATGTCACGACCATCTTCACCACACACGCCACCCTTCTCGGCCGATACCTCTGTGCCGGCTCCGTGGACTTTTACAACAACCTGCAGTACTTTgacgtcgacgccgaggccggCAAGCGTGGCATCTACCACCGATACTGCATTGAGAGAGCTGCCACTCACGCCTGCGATGTCTTCACCACCGTCTCTCACATCACCGCCTTCGAGTCTGAGCACTTGCTGAAGCGAAAGCCTGATGGCGTTCTGCCCAACGGTCTCAACGTCACCAAGTTCTCTGCCGTCCACGAATTCCAGAACCTCCAccagcaggccaaggagaagatccACGACTTTGTCCGAGGTCACTTCTACGGCCACTATGACTTTGACCCCGACAACACTCTGTACCTCTTCACTGCAGGCCGTTACGAGTTCCGGAATAAGGGCGTTGACATGTTCATCGAGTCTCTGGCACGGCTGAACCACCGACTCAAGGCCGCGGGAAGTAAGGTGACCGTGGTggccttcatcatcatgccCGCCCAGACCACGTCTCTGACCGTGGAAGCGCTCAAGGGGCAGGCAGTCATCAAGTCCCTGAGGGATACGACGCACGTCATTGAGCAGAGCATTGGACGCCGCATCTTTGAGCGCTCGCTCAAGTGGCACGAGGGCGACCCCATGCCtgatgagaaggagctcaTTTCTGCCCAGGACCGAGTCCTGCTTCGCCGCCGTCTCTTTGCCATGAAGCGTCACGGACTTCCTCCTATCGTCACCCATAACATGGTCAACGATCACGAGGATCCCGTCCTGAACCAGATCCGACGAGTCCAGCTCTTCAACCACCCTTCGGACCGGGTCAAGGTGGTATTCCACCCCGAGTTCCTCAACTCGGCCAACCCAGTCCTTCCTCTCGACTACGACGACTTCGTGCGCGGCTGCCATCTGGGTGTCTTCTCGTCCTACTACGAACCCTGGGGTTACACTCCTGCCGAGTGCACTGTGATGGGTGTTCCCAGCATCACCACAAACCTGTCAGGTTTCGGATGTTACATGGAGGAGCTTATTGAGAACTCCAGCGACTACGGCATCTACATTGTTGACCGTCGTACCAAGGGCGTCGACGACTCTGTCAACCAGCTCACCTCGTTCATGTTCGACTTCTGCGGCAAGAGCCGTCGCCAGCGCATCAACCAGCGAAACCGAACCGAGCGACTCAGCGACCTTCTCGACTGGAAGCGAATGGGTATGGAGTATGTCAAGGCTCGGCAACTGGCTCTTCGCCGTGCCTACCCCAACTCGTTcagcggcgacgaggaggaggacttcATCCCTGGCGTGGAGCAGAAGATTTCGCGGCCATTCTCTGTCCCTGGCTCGCCTCGGGATCGGACTGGCATGATGACTCCTGGTGACTTTGCGAGCCTGCAGGAGGGCCGTGAGGGCCTGAGCACCGAGGACTATGTTGCCTGGAAGCTACC tgaggaggaggaccctGAGGAGTATCCCTTCCCTTTGACTCTCCGGACCAAGCAACCCGGCCCCCCTAGTCCCCTGGAGGGCGCAAGCGCCCCTGTGAACGGTAACCAGTAG
- a CDS encoding Ribosome biogenesis protein YTM1, translated as MGDVAQVKVVFTTTEQDIVLPESKQQLLVPAGKGSDIKRYGLSRILNSESMLDTSSPIPLDFLANGTFLRTSIQEYLASNGLSSESTLTLQYVRSLLPPVYEASFEHDDWVGGVDLLSVTSRAGILAGGADVPERVASASYDGLVRVWNPSGDAIAVSQAGRAGGHTQRVNAVKWISQKQLVSAGLDRKVIVWDYSESDDGFSGSLKSSMELWGHEKDINSLDVNGATKRILTASSDGKVGLWSSSKRTAPQADPESLPSAHSTKRAKLAGAANTAQRGPLAMIPVHDEPVTAAIFHPNDSTVAYSASKDHTVRTIDLTTQREVSRLTTMHPLLCATALPGSSLIAAGSSARHITLLDPRESATTTSAMTLRGHVNMVVSLAPSPENDYSLVSGSYDSTCRVWDLRSVRMGTSEEGGGSVSEPVYTIGREWLKGKKLPPAGDGAKVLSVAWDKTWGIVSGGEDKKVQINRGRDLLSS; from the exons ATGGGAGACGTTGCACAGGTGAAGGTCGTCTTCACCACCACTGAGCAGGACATTGTGCTCCCAGAGTCCAAGCAGCAACTGCTCGTGCCCGCAGGCAA AGGCTCAGACATCAAGCGATATGGCCTCTCCCGTATCCTCAACTCCGAGTCCATGCTCGACACCTCCTCCCCCATCCCCCTCGACTTCCTCGCCAACGGCACCTTTCTCCGCACCTCGATCCAGGAGTACCTCGCGAGCAATGGCCTCTCCTCCGAATCCACCCTGACTCTGCAGTATGTTCGAAGTCTGCTACCCCCCGTCTACGAGGCTAGCTTTGAGCACGACGACTGGGTCGGCGGCGTGGATCTTCTGTCGGTCACCTCGAGGGCGGGCATCTTGGCCGGCGGCGCAGACGTTCCCGAGCGAGTCGCGAGTGCATCCTATGATGGTCTGGTCAGAGTTTGGAACCCCTCTGGAGACGCAATCGCTGTGTCTCAAGCTGGCAGGGCTGGTGGCCACACCCAGCGTGTCAACGCCGTGAAGTGGATTTCGCAGAAGCAGCTCGTTTCTGCTGGCTTGGATCGCAAGGTTATTGTCTGGGACTACAGTGAATCCGACGATGGTTTCTCGGGATCTCTCAAGTCCAGCATGGAGCTTTGGGGCCACGAGAAGGACATCAACAGCCTCGACGTCAACGGCGCCACCAAGCGCATCCTCACAGCCTCGTCCGATGGCAAGGTCGGTCTCTGGTCGTCCTCAAAACGGACAGCGCCTCAGGCTGATCCCGAGAGCCTCCCCTCTGCGCACAGCACCAAGCGCGCCAAGCTCGCGGGTGCCGCCAACACTGCTCAGCGTGGTCCCCTCGCCATGATCCCCGTTCACGATGAGCCCGTCACGGCGGCCATCTTCCACCCCAACGACTCGACTGTCGCTTACTCGGCCTCGAAAGATCACACCGTCCGAACCATCGACTTGACAACTCAGCGCGAGGTCAGCCGACTTACCACGATGCACCCACTTCTTTGCGCGACGGCCCTTCCCGGTTCGTCGCTAATTGCCGCTGGCTCATCGGCCCGACATATCACACTCCTCGACCCTCGTGAGTCCGCCACAACCACCTCGGCCATGACGCTACGCGGCCACGTCAACATGGTTGTCTCGCTCGCGCCATCACCCGAGAACGACTACTCGCTTGTCTCCGGCTCTTACGACAGCACGTGCCGTGTATGGGATCTGCGAAGTGTGCGCATGGGCACCTCGGAGGAGGGTGGCGGCAGCGTCAGCGAGCCTGTCTACACCATCGGTAGAGAGTggctcaagggcaagaagcttCCCCCAGCTGGCGACGGAGCTAAGGTGTTGAGCGTGGCTTGGGATAAGACTTGGGGCATCGTGAGTGGTGGTGAAGACAAGAAGGTCCAGATCAATCGGGGTAGAGATTTGTTGTCTTCGTAG
- a CDS encoding 3'-5' exonuclease domain-containing protein: MSSPPRNRLWDPSTGIRFSPKTDRQPRYPSLDISRFVHTPGPKDDTTRKLQLDSEEFSDDEEFERNAAEWFDQQDLLASTAPATEEFQVISDAEGNPIDPKPEVEAEAEAEAEVIKKIPPPITCLDYNIDPEKHEAAQNSKQGTDESFWSYTMYQRPMPDGELQKVKVHYCTSKHTMEHVCKTYFENEKVLGFDLEWMSWARKPHGPRANVSLIQLASPSRIGLFHVALFRSDDYVAPTFKKIMEDESVTKVGVAIKGDCTRLKTHLGVETKGIFELSHMYKLVKYSKLGQYDRINKALISLAIQAEEFFGLPLYKGDSVRSSNWMALLSAKQVTYSASDAYAGLNLFYVLDQERQKLDPCPPRPEFAEKGLPIKFLTADDVDESDEILDQDSETSAAVEVDLTNVEVEGELEEPVVEVPPPPAPIPAKQPQPQTKDSRIVAAEKKVQENRAARNKIFRVTTSALRTYFLWHDNEDLPPESIAKLLRTPPLQTNTVVSYIMDAIVVDHMPFSKSRLRSEVLVLLAPDAMRRRPKYQALIDKTREET, encoded by the exons ATGTCCTCACCACCCAGGAATCGATTATGGGATCCATCAACTGGGATCCGATTTTCGCCCAAAACAGACCGGCAGCCCCGCTATCCCTCCCTGGACATATCTCGCTTCGTACATACACCAGGCCCAAAGGATGACACAACTCGAAAGCTTCAGCTCGATTCCGAGGAGTTtagcgatgatgaggaattTGAGAGGAATGCGGCCGAATGGTTCGACCAGCAAGACCTGCTGGCATCTACTGCCCCTGCGACTGAGGAGTTTCAAGTGATCTCCGACGCGGAGGGCAATCCCATTGACCCAAAACCCGaagtcgaggccgaggctgaggcggAGGCTGAGGTCATAAAAAAGATTCCTCCTCCTATCACCTGCCTGGACTACAACATCGATCCTGAGAAACATGAGGCGGCCCAGAACAGCAAACAAGGAACCGACGAGTCCTTCTGGTCCTATACCATGTACCAGCGCCCCATGCCTGACGGCGAGCTGCAGAAAGTCAAGGTCCATTATTGCACCAGCAAACACACCATGGAACATGTCTGCAAGACGTACTTTGAAAACGAGAAAGTACTTGGTTTTGACCTGGAATGGATGTCATGGGCAAGGAAACCACATGGGCCACGGGCCAACGTCTCCCTCATCCAGCTTGCGAGCCCCAGTCGCATCGGTCTCTTCCACGTTGCTCTTTTCCGAAGCGACGACTATGTCGCCCCTACTTTCAAAAAGATCATGGAGGATGAGAGCGTGACCAAGGTGGGAGTTGCGATCAAGGGAGATTGTACGAGGCTCAAGACGCATCTTGGtgtcgagaccaagggcaTCTTTGAGCTATCCCACATGTACAAGCTCGTCAAGTATTCCAAGCTGGGCCAGTACGACCGTATCAACAAGGCCCTGATCTCTCTCGCCATTCAGGCAGAAGAGTTTTTTGGCCTTCCGCTGTACAAGGGAGACTCGGTGCGGTCGAGCAACTGGATGGCACTCCTATCAGCGAAGCAGGTCACAT ATTCGGCATCAGACGCGTATGCTGGTCTGAATCTATTCTATGTTTTGGATCAAGAACGCCAAAAGCTCGACCCGTGCCCCCCACGGCCAGAATTTGCCGAGAAGGGCCTCCCGATTAAATTCTTGACGgctgatgatgttgatgagagcGATGAGATATTGGATCAGGATTCTGAGACCAGCGCTGCAGTGGAAGTCGATTTGACCAATGTCGAAGTAGAAGGCGAGTTGGAAGAGCCTGTTGTGGAAGTTCCGCCGCCCCCTGCGCCGATTCCTGCCAagcaacctcaacctcagaCAAAGGACTCGCGCATCGTCGCTGCTGAGAAGAAAGTTCAGGAAAATCGCGCTGCTAGGAACAAGATCTTCAGGGTAACGACCTCGGCTCTGCGCACCTATTTCCTCTGGCATGACAACGAAGACCTCCCGCCCGAGTCCATAGCAAAGCTTCTCCGCACCCCGCCGCTGCAGACCAACACTGTTGTGTCCTACATCATGGATGCCATTGTTGTAGATCATATGCCGTTTTCAaagtcaaggctgaggagcgaGGTGCTGGTCCTGCTAGCGCCAGACGCAATGCGAAGACGGCCCAAGTACCAGGCTTTGATTGATAAGACTCGGGAGGAAACATAA
- a CDS encoding U6 snRNA-associated Sm-like protein LSm5, with protein sequence MASQLLPLELIDKCVGSRIWVIMKGDKEFSGTLLGFDDYVNMVLEDVTEFDYSGNHTKLPKILLNGNNICMLIPGGEGPEGAA encoded by the exons atggcatccCAACTGCTACCCCTCG agctcatcgacaagtGTGTTGGTTCAAGGATATGGGTCATCATGAAGGGTGACAAGG AATTCAGCGGGActcttcttggctttgacgacTACGTCA ACATGGTTTTGGAGGATGTGACTGAATT TGACTACTCCGGTAACCACACTAAGCTGCCCAAGATTTTGCTTAACGGTAACAACATCTGCATG TTGATCCCTGGAGGTGAGGGACCAGAGGGCGCGGCTTGA
- a CDS encoding RNA-pol-L-2 domain-containing protein, with protein sequence MAGGNPKHFNLQDNPFELFILDDGEKKIEEKVFSGMSNTSDFVLKKEDHTLGNLLSEHLKMHPNVYMAGYKIAHPNVPELFIRVQTDGTITPRDVFTSVCEKLINQLEMLHQEFTREWELRRITNTGEQGNMQNGH encoded by the exons atggctggcggCAACCCCAAGCACTTCAACCTTCAGGACAACCC TTTCGAactcttcatcctcgatgatggggagaagaagattgaggagaaggTGTTCTCTG GCATGTCCAACACCTCTGACTTCGTCCTGAAGAAGGAAGACCACACTCTCGGTAACCTTCTCTCCGAGCATCTTAAGATGCACCCCAACGTCTATATGGCTGGTTACAAGA TTGCCCATCCTAACGTCCCTGAGCTCTTCATTCGCGTCCAGACTGACGGCACTATCACTCCCCGTGATGTATTCACCTCCGTCTGCGAGAAGCTGATCAACCAGCTCGAGATGCTCCACCAGGAGTTCACTCGCGAGTGGGAACTCCGTCGCATCACCAACACTGGTGAGCAGGGCAACATGCAGAACGGTCACTGA
- a CDS encoding MTS domain-containing protein, with translation MPRIQPSLVRHAKRLSPHLASLLPACRDLESARHELRWIKSHVDKTWVHRKAWHLEQLCYKRGHGVPLQYVLGSQPFGSLDIKCAPGVLIPRPETEAYTFHLADLIKSGELLGKEWKKDGQGLNLIDFCSGTGCIPLGLFSSLQRSVAHLRVRGVDISPVALKLANENIARNMRLDYLSQPNDKQTLEIARGDVFSDSDVQQLADTRWDILISNPPYISNDVWNHGRGQLGLSVRKYEPRLALVPDSNLPCPAECDPADVFYSRLLDIGVLLKPKVMLLEIGDENQARRVLQLYFAHSTAKNSRAEVWRDWPDLETSEELSSFVDVKISEEHTRRVPVKGDGLIRSILIKSLDGEQ, from the coding sequence ATGCCGCGAATTCAGCCGTCCTTAGTACGGCATGCTAAACGCCTCTCGCCACACCTCGCAAGCCTTCTCCCGGCCTGCCGAGACCTAGAATCCGCCCGACATGAGTTGCGATGGATAAAGAGTCATGTCGACAAGACGTGGGTGCATCGAAAAGCATGGCATTTGGAGCAGCTATGTTACAAGAGGGGTCACGGTGTTCCTCTGCAATACGTCCTTGGCTCACAGCCTTTCGGCTCTCTAGACATCAAATGTGCACCTGGTGTCTTGATACCCAGGCCTGAAACCGAAGCATACACATTTCACCTGGCAGATCTCATCAAGTCGGGCGAACTGCTTGGCAAAGAATGGAAGAAGGACGGGCAGGGCCTTAACTTGATCGATTTCTGCTCGGGAACTGGTTGCATCCCGCTCGGCTTGTTCTCGTCTCTTCAACGCTCAGTTGCACATTTGCGTGTAAGAGGCGTAGATATTTCACCGGTAGCCTTGAAGCTTGCAAATGAGAACATTGCTCGCAACATGAGGCTTGATTACCTATCCCAGCCGAATGACAAGCAAACCCTCGAAATTGCGAGGGGGGACGTCTTTAGCGATAGTGATGTGCAACAGCTTGCAGATACTCGCTGGGATATTCTTATCTCCAACCCGCCATACATCTCAAACGATGTCTGGAACCACGGCCGCGGACAGCTTGGATTATCGGTCCGCAAATATGAGCCACGCCTTGCTTTGGTTCCTGACAGCAACCTCCCTTGCCCGGCGGAGTGCGATCCAGCCGATGTCTTCTACTCTCGGCTTTTGGACATTGGTGTTCTCTTAAAGCCGAAGGTGATGCTTTTGGAAATTGGCGATGAGAACCAGGCCCGTCGCGTCCTGCAGCTTTACTTTGCCCATTCGACCGCCAAGAATTCCCGAGCCGAAGTTTGGCGAGACTGGCCGGATTTAGAGACTTCGGAGGAACTGAGCTCTTTTGTGGATGTCAAAATATCAGAGGAACATACTCGGCGGGTTCCAGTGAAAGGAGATGGTCTCATTCGATCCATCCTAATCAAGAGTTTAGATGGAGAACAATAG